In Equus caballus isolate H_3958 breed thoroughbred chromosome 28, TB-T2T, whole genome shotgun sequence, the following proteins share a genomic window:
- the RTL6 gene encoding retrotransposon Gag-like protein 6 — translation MVQPQTSKAESPAPAASASAQVDDVIDTLTSLRLTNSALRREASTLRAEKANLTNMLESVMAELTLLRTRARIPGALQITPPISAITSNGSRPMTTPPTSLPEPFSGDPGQLAGFLMQMDRFMIFQASRFPGEAERVAFLVSRLTGEAEKWAIPHMQPDSPLRNNYQGFLAELRRTYKSPLRHARRAQIRKTSASNRAVRERQMLCRQLAATGTGPCPVHPASSGTSPAPTLPTRARNL, via the coding sequence ATGGTCCAACCCCAGACCTCCAAAGCCGAATCCCCGGCCCCTGCGGCCTCGGCCAGTGCCCAGGTAGATGACGTCATCGACACCCTGACCTCCCTGCGCCTCACCAACTCTGCCCTCCGGCGGGAGGCCTCCACCCTGCGGGCCGAAAAGGCCAATCTCACCAACATGCTGGAGAGCGTGATGGCCGAGCTGACCCTGTTACGCACCCGGGCTCGTATTCCGGGGGCGCTGCAGATCACGCCGCCCATCTCGGCCATCACCTCCAACGGGAGCCGACCCATGACCACACCTCCGACCTCTCTGCCCGAACCGTTTTCCGGAGACCCCGGCCAGCTGGCGGGGTTCCTGATGCAGATGGACAGGTTTATGATCTTCCAGGCCTCCCGCTTCCCGGGTGAGGCCGAGCGAGTGGCGTTCCTGGTGTCCCGGCTGACGGGGGAGGCAGAGAAGTGGGCCATCCCCCACATGCAGCCTGACAGCCCCTTGCGCAACAACTATCAGGGCTTCCTGGCCGAGTTGCGTCGAACCTACAAGTCCCCTCTCCGGCACGCACGGCGCGCCCAAATCAGGAAGACTTCTGCCTCGAATCGGGCTGTGCGTGAACGGCAGATGCTGTGCCGCCAGCTGGCCGCCACGGGCACCGGGCCCTGCCCCGTGCACCCCGCCTCCAGCGGGACGAGTCCAGCTCCCACCCTGCCCACCCGAGCGCGGAACCTTTAA